GCCGCGGGGAAATCATGGAAGCACTGACCGGTACGTTATAAGACCGCAGGTCGGCAAAAAAGCCTTCCTTTAAAAAAACCGTCCCGCCTTCCCCCGTCAAAGGAACCAGACCTTCTTCTGATTTTAGGGTGTTATTCCGGAAACTGTCAAAAAGTTTCGCTGGAAAAGCCGGGGCCGCCCATGTGCAAACTCCCCCCACCCTTCTGTCCAGCCCACCGTGGCATATAGCCGCAGTGCCGCCGAAGCTTCGGCCGACGGTTATCACTCGCCTGAAGCCCAGGCTGAGGCAGAAATCAACCGAGCTTTTAATATCTCCCACATGCCCGGTAAGGCTGACGCCGGTAAAGTCGCCCTCACTTTCTCCACAGCCACTGAAGTCAAAAAGCAAGGAGGCATAGCCCAATTTTCCCAGTTTCTCCGCCATGTCCACGGCCCTGCCCCCGCCCTCCTTGCTGCCCGTAAAGCCATGGCAGACTATTACCACGGTGCCGGCACCAGGAACAGAGCAAAGGAGTCCGGCCAGCTTTAAACCCCTTTCGTTACTGTAATTAACCTTTTCCCATTTTAAAGAATTTCCTGCCAAACCCTGCACCTCCCGCTTGCTTTAATAATGATTTTAAAACTTTAAGCAGCTTTTTAAAAGATTATAAAAGACATTTCAATTATAAAATTCTTGGCATCCAAAATATTTTTATAAGAAGTTGACATCCCTGGACAATGGCCTTTACAATGGTACAAAAAATATTCCGGAAAACGGGGTGACATAAATGGAAATCAGGGAAGCGGTCAGACAAAGGCGGAGCATACGGAAGTACAAGGATACGGAAATTCCCGAACAAGTTCTAAAAGAGGTACTGGAAGACGCACTGTGGGCGCCGTCAGGAGTCAACAGGCAAAACTGGTTTATTTATGCCGTGAGAGGCGAAAAAAAGGACGAGCTCTTAAAGGCTGTTGCCGGCTCCGGGAAATATTTAAAGCCGCGGCTTGAAACGCTGTATAAAAAAGAAGTGGTCAACCTGACCATGAGCTTTTTTACAAACCTCGGCGGGGCGCCGGTTATACTGCTCGTCTACATACCAAAAAACATTGTTGAAATACACCCGGCCATGAGCAACCGGGAAAGGTACCTCGCGGAACATGAACGCTTTGTAAATCTTTTAAGCGCGTCCGCCCTGATCCAAAATATCCTCTTGCTGGCCAAGTCCAGAGGGCTGGGAACCTGCTGGATGACCGCCCCCAAGTACAATGAGGACCAGATCAACGAAATAATGGGAATAACCGATAAAGAGCTGGTTGCCGTAATCCCCATCGGGTACCCTGACCAGAATCCCCCGGCGCCTCCCAGAAAAGGCGAAAAAATACGCTTCATAGGATTTAACCAGCCCGTCTGAAAATACCGGACGGAAAGTTCAAGATAAAGGGTGTTCAAAATGACGCTTTACTTTGAAACCGGCCCAATCAGGCCCCCCAGCGAGGCAAACAGCCTTTTGCTCAGGCTTACCCGCAACTGCACCTGGAACAGGTGCGACTTCTGCCCGACGTACAAAGGCGAAAAGTTTTCCTGGCGCAGCGTGGAGGAAATTAAGAAAGATATCGACGCGGTAACCGAAGCATGCCGCCTGGTGCGCGAAATTTCCTGGGAGAGGGGCTGCGGCGGGGCCGTCAACCGGGAAGTGCTGGCTTATATTTACGAAGTCCACGGCTTCCAGCTTTTCCACGTGGCCTCCTGGCTGTATCACGGCGGCAGAACCGTGTTTTTTCAGGATGCCAACTCGCTGGCACTGAAGCCAGGCAACCAGCCTTTTGCTCAGGCTTACCCGCAACTGCACCTGGAACAGGTGCGACTTCTGCCCGACGTACAAAGGCGAAAAGTTTCCTGGCGCAGCGTGGAGGAAATTAAGAAAGATATCGACGCGGTAACCGAAGCATGCCGCCTGGTGCGCGAAATTTCCTGGGAGAGGGGCTGCGGCGGGGCCGTCAACCGGGAAGTGCTGGCTTATATTTACGAAGTCCACGGCTTCCAGCTTTTCCACGTGGCCTCCTGGCTGTATCACGGCGGCAGAACCGTGTTTTTTCAGGATGCCAACTCGCTGGCAATGAAGACCGCCGACCTGCTTGAAGTACTTAAATATCTTAAAGAGTGCCTGCCCTCGGTGGAAAGGGTGACCAGTTATGCCCGTTCTGACACGCTCCTGCGCAAAAGCGTGGACGAGTTGGCCGAACTGGGCAGGGCAGGCCTTTCCCGGATTCATGTGGGAATGGAATCGGGCTGCGACGAAGTGCTTGAATTCGTAAATAAAGGCGTTACCGCCAGACAGCATGTAGACGCAGGCAGAATGGTAAAGGAGGCCGGCATATCGCTGACAGAGTACGTTTTACTGGGTTTAGGCGGGCGAAGATGGTCCAGGAAGCATTACCTTGACACGGCCGCCGTATTGAATGCCGTTAATCCGGATTTTATTCGCCTGCGCACCCTGGCCGTGGTGGAAGGCACCCCGCTCTTTCAGAAAGTTCTCAACGGCCAGTTTGAAGAGCAGTCCGAAGAAGACCTGATTGCGGGTGAAAGGCTGATGATAGAGCACCTGAACGGCATTCAAAGCAGCCTTATCAGCGACCACTCCACAAATTTGCTGGAGGAAATCAACGGCAGGCTGCCTGAAGCCAAACCGTCCATGCTGGCCGTAATAGACCGGTTTTTGGCCCTGCCGGAAAGGGAAAAGAAAAACTATATCCTTGGCAAGCGGTGGGGAATGTACCGCAGGCTGGATGACATGCTTGACCCAGCACGGCACGCCCGGGTTGAGGAAGCCCTCGATCGCCTGGAAAATGAAGGACAGCTATGGAGTGCCGTTTCTTACCTGAAGCGACAGCTTATTGTATAAAAAAGACAATTAACAGCACAGCCTGGAACAGGTTACAGGCGGCCTTCTTCCCTTTTTTGCAGGCACAGGCTACAAAGGCTGATTATTTAATTCACGGCACATCCGCATCCGCCCTTTTCACTATACCGTACAAGTATATTGTGAACAGAGACTGTATTGCTTCTTCCACTCTTAGATTATTTTCCATGATAAAAGCCGGGTTAATTACAGCCCTTATACCGGATATCAGGGCGGCGGTAAAAATTTTGGGATCGACCTGCCTAAAACAACCGTACCGGCCGGAAGACAGCAGGCTTTCAAAGGTCTGCTGAATTTTCCCGGCCCGGAACCGCTCGATTTTTTCCCACAGGTGAGGGTAATGCCTGTAGAGGTCGTGCAGCAACGGGGAAAAAATCTCTTTATTTTCGGTAACCGTCCTTGTCAAGGCAGTGATCTTACCCACCGGATCATCTTCAGAATCCAGCGCCTGCTGTATTTTCCTTTCCATGGTTGAAAGAAATTCTTCCACCACCGCCCTCACTATTTCTTCTTTGCTCCTGAAATAACGGTAGATGGTTCTCTTGCTGATTCCGGCATAAGCCGCCAGTTCATCCACCGTTACCCCCGACAGGCCGCGCCCGGCCGCCAGTTCTTTTAAGGCGCCGGCTATTCTCCGCCTGTAGTCCAAACTGCTTCACCACCTAAGCAATTTTCTTTTTGAATTTCAAGATGCTCACTGCCAGCATCACCACCGAAAAGACCAGCAGCGCGGCAACCTGGGGAACTACGTAGGCAAAGCCGATACCCTTCAGGACAATGCCCCGGATAATGATCAGGTAAAACGTGAGGGGAATGAGATCCCCAATATACTGGATAATCACGGGCATAGCCTCGCGGGGAAACATAAAGCCAGATAAAAGAATGCTGGGCAGCAATATAAAAAAGGACATCTGAAAGGCCTGCATCTGGGTCCTGGCGACATTAGAGATTAAAATGCCCAGGCCCAGGGAGGCGGTAATAAAAAAGAGGGTCAGCAGGTACAGCTCCAGCAGGCTGCCCCGGATGGGCACCTGAAAGACTACAACACCCACCAGAAGAGCCACGGTGATCTGGACGTAACCAAGGGCAATGTAAGGGATAATCTTGCCGATCATCAGCTCGAAAGAACGAATGGGAGTGACCAGCAACTGCTCAAGGGTGCCCCGCTCCCGCTCCCGGACAATTGACATGGACGTCATCATCACCATGGTCATGGTTACAATAACTCCCAGAATGGCCGGCACCATATAATAGACCGTAATCCCGTCGGGGTTGTACCACGGCCTGACCCTGATGTCGTAGGGAGCATTCTCTATTCCGGTTTTCTGCATTAAAATTTTCTGTGACTTTAAAAGCCCGATGGAATTGGCCGTAGCAATAGCCGAATTGGACACCATGCTGTCGCTGGCGTCCACCAGCACCTGAACCGGGGCCGTTTCACCTCTTTTTAGCTTTTCCGCAAAATCGGGCGGAAAAATTATCCCTGCCTTAACCTTGCCGCTGTCGATCATTCTAGTCATGTCGGCATAACCTCTGGCCGTGTAAACGAGGTCAAAATACCCGGAAGCGCTGAAGGCCTCCAAAAGGTCCCTGCTTTCAGGAGAGAGGGACTGATCGAAAACGGCGGTGGGAATGTGCCTTACCTCGGTCTGAATGGCAAAACCGAAAAGGAGAAGCTGGACCATGGGCAGCATGAATACCATTGCCAGAGTCAGGCGGTCCCTCTTCATCTGCAAAACCTCTTTTTTCAAGATAGCCAGGATCCTGCCCATTTTTTACGACACCTGCCTTCTTTTCTTTCTGGCCAGGAAGACAAAGACATCCTCCAGGGACGGCCTGATGATTTTAATCCTGCCTCCGGTATGCCGTCCCAGCGCCTCAGCCAACCTTTCCGATTCCAGCAAAACGTGCAGCAGCGGGCCGTGGATGGAGCACTCCCTGACATATGGTAGCCTTTCAATTTCCGCAATGCGTTCCATAGCACCGGGGAAGTCCAGTTCCACCAGGCAGCCTTCAATAACATTGTTTTTCAGATTATCCGGGGTATCCTGGGCTATAAGCCTTCCCTCGGAGAGAAAGGCAACCCGGTAACAGCGCTCCGCCTCATCCATAAAGTGGGTGGTAACAATTACCGTTGTCCCCTCGGCGGCCAGCCTTTGAATGATTTTAAAAAAGCCGCGCCTGCCGGTGGGGCTAACGCCGCTGGTCGGCTCATCCAGAAAGAGAATGGCTGGCCGGGAAATGATGGCGCATCCCAGGGCCAGCCGCTGCTTGAAGCCGCTGCTCAGGTTGACTGCCAGTTCCTTTTCTCGCCCGGTCAGCAGGGCCATATCGATCATTTCGGCAATTCTTTTTTTTCGCTCGCGGTGGGGAAGGCCGTACAACCCCGCGTAAAAATCCAGGTTCTCGTAAACCGTCAGATCTTCATAGAGGCTGAACTTCTGGGACATGTAGCCAATTCTGCGCTTGATCTTTTCAGCCTCCCTGACCAGGTCGTAGCCCAGCACCCTCCCGCTTCCCGCGGTAGGCTCCAAAATGCCGCAAAGCATCCGGATGGTCGTGGACTTGCCGGAACCGTTAGGTCCAAGAAAACCGTAAATCTCCCCCCGCCTTATGCTGATCGACAGCCTGTCCACGGCGGTGAAAGAACCGAAAACTTTGGTCAGTTCATAGGTGCTTACCGCATCCTCCATTTAAACCACCTCATTTCCGGCCAGGAAAACAAAAACATCCTCCATGGCAGGCAAAATTTCCTCCAGCTTTATAATTCTTATGTTTTTCTCCGAAAGCGCGGCAGTAATGGCCGCCTTTGCCAGCCCGGCCTCCCGGACCGCCAGGTGGTATTTGTCGCCGTAAAAACCGGCCTCAACCACCCCCGGCAAGCTGGCGAGAAAATCAAGGTCCCTGGTCTCCGCTCTCAGCTCCAGAATCTTATAAGGATATTTCTTTTTCATGTTGCCGGGCGCATCTATTGAAATGATTGCACCCCGGTTCATAAAAGCCACCTTTTGGCAAAGCTCCGCTTCATCCATATAAGGGGTGGAAACGACTATGGTTATGCCTTCCCCGTTTAATTGATAAAGAATCTTCCAGAATTCCTTGCGGTACACCGGATCTACCCCAAAGGTCGGCTCGTCCAGGATCAGCACTTCCGGCCTGGCCAGCAGGGCACAAGTTAGGGCCAGCTTTTGTTTCATTCCGCCGGAAAGGTTGTCGGCAAGGCGGTTGCTAAAGCCGCTCAGGCCGGTCAATTGAAGAATTTCTCCGGACCGCCGCCGCGTTGTTTCTTTATCCAGGCCGTAAAGGGCCCCGTAAAAACTTATGTTTTCCTGTACCGTAAGGTCGCCATACAGGCTGAATCTCTGAGGCATATAGCCCAGCACCGGACGCCCTTTCCGGCCGTTGCCGCCATGCCCGCCGAAGAAAACCTTGCCGCCGGTAGGGCTGACGATGCCGCACAGCATCCGGAGCAGGGTGGTTTTCCCGGCTCCGTCCGGTCCCACCAGGCCGAATATATCTCCCTTTTCAATCCGGATATTAACCCTGTCAACTGCCGTCAGGCGGCCGAATACTTTGGTCAAATCCTTTGTTTCGAGCATCGGGCGAAGCACCTTCTACTCCATCGTGACGTCCGCGGGCATGCCCGGCTTTAATACGCCGCCTTCGTTATTAACCCGGATTTTTACCGCGTAAACGATATTGGCGCGTTCTTTTTTGGTCTGGATGGTCTTGGGCGTAAACTCACCCCTGGAGGCAATTTCTTCTATGATCCCGGTATATACGGCAGGGCTGCCGCTGACCGTGAACCGGACCTGCTGGCCGAGCCTGATTTTAGGCAGATCATCGGTGGGGATGTAGACTTTGATCCACATGTCGTTTAAATTGGCAACGGTAGCCACCGATGCTCCTGCCTGGACGTATTCCCCTTCTTCAAAATTTCTGGTCAGCACCGTCCCGTCAATGGGACATATGATTTTGGTATCTTCCAGCATTGCCTCCGAAGCCTTCAGAACGGCAATGCTGCGCTCCAGTTCAGCCCGGGCCGCCTCAACCTGCTCCGGCCTGCTGCCGGCCAGCAGCAGGCTCAACCTGGCTTTAGCCGATTCCAACTGATTTAGTGACTGCTTCAGGGCCGCCTCCGCCTTTTCCATTTCGCTTTCGGAAATAGCCTTTTCCTGAAACAATGCCATCGCTCTGTTGTAGTCCTCGCCGGCCCTGTCGTAATTGATCTGGGCAGTGCTGACGGCAATCTCGGCTTCTTTTATTTCCTGTTCCCTGGCCCCGGAGACAAGGTCGGCCAGTTGCGCCCGGGCTTTCAATACACCAAGGGCATCCCGCTCTTTCTGGACTATCAGGTCGCTCCGGTAGATCTGGCCCACAACCTGATCTTTCTTTACCTGATCGCCGCTGTTAACGGAAAGTTTCTGCAATGTACCGGACAATTTGGCCCGCAATTCCACCTGGGTTGCCTCGATAGTTCCGGTGGCCTGCAGCGCAGAAGCCTTAGCCCCGCCGGTATAGCTGAAATAGCCCCAGTAGGCGGCCGCACCCAGGACAACAACAAGCAGCATCCCGGCAATCCTTTTCTTCATATAAGAACCGCTCCCCTGTTTATTAACTGACCGGAAAATAAAAGGTAAACTTCTTATACCGTTACAGTTTCCTTGTTGTCATAATACCACCCTGTCACCATTTTGACAATTATATTTTTAGTAATGTAAAATTAACAGGAGCCGCAAATGAAGAAATGGTGCTGGAGGGTACTATGACGGCCGGCCAAAGCTTTCCCGTACAAAAAAATGAAAGGATTGTTTTACAAATAAGCGGTATAAATCATTCCGGGGAAGGGGTGGGACGTTACCGGGGCCTGGCCGTGTTTGTCCCTGGCGCAGCACCAGGGGACCAGGTGGTAGCCGAGGTTTCCGACGTCAAGAAAAATTACGCCCGGGCCCGCCTGCTGGGGATAAAAACGGCCTCCCCGGCCAGACGGGAGCCGGAGTGCGGCCGTTTTTCCAGATGCGGGGGCTGCCGCCTGCAGCATATAAACTACGGGGAGCAATTGATGCTGAAAACAATCCTGGTTAAGGACAGCCTGGCCCGCATAGCCGGCCTGGAAAAGGTTAAGGTCAGGGCTGCAGCCGGAATGGAGCACCCCTGGCATTACCGGAACAAGGTCCATTTTCAGGTAGAAGAGCGCCCCGATAAAATAGCTTTGGGTTTTTACGAAGAGGGCACTCACAACCTGACCGCCTTTTTCAATGAAGGTGCTTGTCCAGGTACAGGCTGCCTGCTGGTAGACGACGAACTTAACAAACTGGCCGCACTGATTGAAAAGCTGCTTAACCGGCACAGGGGGCCCTTTGGCCGGCGCATCCTCCCGCAAAAACGGCAATCCCGGTTTTTCCGGCACATTGTCTTGCGCAAAGGCTTTTTCACCGGCGAGGTAATGGCCGTGCTGGTTACCGGCAGCGGAGAATGGCCCGGTGAAAAAGCCTTTGTGAAGGAATTGCTGTCCTTGCGGCCGGGCCTCGTCTCCCTGGTGCGCAACATCAACGACGGGCCGCCGGGCGTGCTCTTCGGAAAGAAAAGCCGCTGCCTGGCCGGACGGGAGCACATCAAAGACCGCCTGGGACACCTCATCTTTCGCATATCCCCGTCTTCCTTTTACCAGGTCAACCCTGTGCAAACTCTGGTGCTGTACAATAAGGTGCAGCAGTACGCGGCGCTGACCGGCAGGGAGACGGTGGTGGACGCTTATAGCGGCATCGGCTCCATTGCCCTGTTTCTGGCCGGCCGGGCGAAAAGGGTGTACGGACTGGAAGCATTGCCTGACGCTGTGGCGGACGCCCGGAAAAATGCCGCCTTGAATAAGATAACAAATGCTGAGTTTTTGACCGGTAAAGTGGAAAGTCTCATTCCCATCCTGGCCGCGCAGGGTCAGCGGCCGGAAGTGGTGGTGCTGGACCCGCCCCGGCACGGCTGTGGCCGGGAGGTCCTGGAGGCGGTGGTACAGATGCAGGTGCCGCGGCTTGTTTACGTTTCCTGCAACCCTGCTACGCTGGCACGTGACCTCCGCTACTTTGCAGATAACGGTTACCTGGTAGACGAGGTCCAGCCGGTGGATATGTTTCCCTGGACGGCGCACGTGGAGTGCGTGGTATTGATGTCAAGGTTGTAAGTCTTGATTTTACTGGGTTTGCGGGATTGCATCTAATATATCTACTCGATCTAAAAGGGCAAAATGCGTATACAGGAACATATCGAGGGGGGATTCTGGGGTTAAGTTTGAGCTTAAAAAATTGGCAGGTTTGAGTTGACAGATTGGATAACGGGCATTTTTGAGGAAACAGGATGAGTGTAAAGATTATGATGGAGAATTACGCACATAGGAACTTGACATAAAAGTTGATTACTCAACTTTCGCAGGGCGAAAGTTTGAGGCGACCCTTTAAGAACGAAGGCAAACAGGAAATAAAATTATTGACCAGTTCCTGCAAAGCACCATCTGTTATTGCAAGAAATTTTCTCAACGTATTTTTGAGCATTGCCAAAAGCAATTGAAATGCCTCTGCAAAACTTATGTCCTGCAGTTCGTCACAGCAAACATAAAATAGATCACCGAGAGTCCTCGGGTCCTTGCTTTCACGGTTTTCTAGAGCGAGCATGATGTAACGGCAGAAGACAATCGTGGTATGGGCCACCATAGAATCATATGTTCTTCCCTGGAATTCCCTGGCCAGGTTCAAAAAGGATTTGGTGGTTTTAAAGAACACCTCGATACTCCAGCGTTTTCCGTAAATACGAATGATTTCTTCATCGGTCAGCTCTAGATCAGTTGAAAGCAATGCCAGCCA
The window above is part of the Pelotomaculum thermopropionicum SI genome. Proteins encoded here:
- the CcmA gene encoding ABC-type multidrug transport system, ATPase component, which codes for MEDAVSTYELTKVFGSFTAVDRLSISIRRGEIYGFLGPNGSGKSTTIRMLCGILEPTAGSGRVLGYDLVREAEKIKRRIGYMSQKFSLYEDLTVYENLDFYAGLYGLPHRERKKRIAEMIDMALLTGREKELAVNLSSGFKQRLALGCAIISRPAILFLDEPTSGVSPTGRRGFFKIIQRLAAEGTTVIVTTHFMDEAERCYRVAFLSEGRLIAQDTPDNLKNNVIEGCLVELDFPGAMERIAEIERLPYVRECSIHGPLLHVLLESERLAEALGRHTGGRIKIIRPSLEDVFVFLARKKRRQVS
- the NfnB gene encoding nitroreductase, which translates into the protein MEIREAVRQRRSIRKYKDTEIPEQVLKEVLEDALWAPSGVNRQNWFIYAVRGEKKDELLKAVAGSGKYLKPRLETLYKKEVVNLTMSFFTNLGGAPVILLVYIPKNIVEIHPAMSNRERYLAEHERFVNLLSASALIQNILLLAKSRGLGTCWMTAPKYNEDQINEIMGITDKELVAVIPIGYPDQNPPAPPRKGEKIRFIGFNQPV
- the AcrR gene encoding transcriptional regulator; translated protein: MDYRRRIAGALKELAAGRGLSGVTVDELAAYAGISKRTIYRYFRSKEEIVRAVVEEFLSTMERKIQQALDSEDDPVGKITALTRTVTENKEIFSPLLHDLYRHYPHLWEKIERFRAGKIQQTFESLLSSGRYGCFRQVDPKIFTAALISGIRAVINPAFIMENNLRVEEAIQSLFTIYLYGIVKRADADVP
- the AcrA gene encoding membrane-fusion protein, encoding MKKRIAGMLLVVVLGAAAYWGYFSYTGGAKASALQATGTIEATQVELRAKLSGTLQKLSVNSGDQVKKDQVVGQIYRSDLIVQKERDALGVLKARAQLADLVSGAREQEIKEAEIAVSTAQINYDRAGEDYNRAMALFQEKAISESEMEKAEAALKQSLNQLESAKARLSLLLAGSRPEQVEAARAELERSIAVLKASEAMLEDTKIICPIDGTVLTRNFEEGEYVQAGASVATVANLNDMWIKVYIPTDDLPKIRLGQQVRFTVSGSPAVYTGIIEEIASRGEFTPKTIQTKKERANIVYAVKIRVNNEGGVLKPGMPADVTME
- the TrmA gene encoding SAM-dependent methyltransferases (related to tRNA (uracil-5-)-methyltransferase); protein product: MTAGQSFPVQKNERIVLQISGINHSGEGVGRYRGLAVFVPGAAPGDQVVAEVSDVKKNYARARLLGIKTASPARREPECGRFSRCGGCRLQHINYGEQLMLKTILVKDSLARIAGLEKVKVRAAAGMEHPWHYRNKVHFQVEERPDKIALGFYEEGTHNLTAFFNEGACPGTGCLLVDDELNKLAALIEKLLNRHRGPFGRRILPQKRQSRFFRHIVLRKGFFTGEVMAVLVTGSGEWPGEKAFVKELLSLRPGLVSLVRNINDGPPGVLFGKKSRCLAGREHIKDRLGHLIFRISPSSFYQVNPVQTLVLYNKVQQYAALTGRETVVDAYSGIGSIALFLAGRAKRVYGLEALPDAVADARKNAALNKITNAEFLTGKVESLIPILAAQGQRPEVVVLDPPRHGCGREVLEAVVQMQVPRLVYVSCNPATLARDLRYFADNGYLVDEVQPVDMFPWTAHVECVVLMSRL
- a CDS encoding Fe-S oxidoreductase; amino-acid sequence: MTLYFETGPIRPPSEANSLLLRLTRNCTWNRCDFCPTYKGEKFSWRSVEEIKKDIDAVTEACRLVREISWERGCGGAVNREVLAYIYEVHGFQLFHVASWLYHGGRTVFFQDANSLALKPGNQPFAQAYPQLHLEQVRLLPDVQRRKVSWRSVEEIKKDIDAVTEACRLVREISWERGCGGAVNREVLAYIYEVHGFQLFHVASWLYHGGRTVFFQDANSLAMKTADLLEVLKYLKECLPSVERVTSYARSDTLLRKSVDELAELGRAGLSRIHVGMESGCDEVLEFVNKGVTARQHVDAGRMVKEAGISLTEYVLLGLGGRRWSRKHYLDTAAVLNAVNPDFIRLRTLAVVEGTPLFQKVLNGQFEEQSEEDLIAGERLMIEHLNGIQSSLISDHSTNLLEEINGRLPEAKPSMLAVIDRFLALPEREKKNYILGKRWGMYRRLDDMLDPARHARVEEALDRLENEGQLWSAVSYLKRQLIV
- a CDS encoding ABC-type multidrug transport system, permease component yields the protein MGRILAILKKEVLQMKRDRLTLAMVFMLPMVQLLLFGFAIQTEVRHIPTAVFDQSLSPESRDLLEAFSASGYFDLVYTARGYADMTRMIDSGKVKAGIIFPPDFAEKLKRGETAPVQVLVDASDSMVSNSAIATANSIGLLKSQKILMQKTGIENAPYDIRVRPWYNPDGITVYYMVPAILGVIVTMTMVMMTSMSIVRERERGTLEQLLVTPIRSFELMIGKIIPYIALGYVQITVALLVGVVVFQVPIRGSLLELYLLTLFFITASLGLGILISNVARTQMQAFQMSFFILLPSILLSGFMFPREAMPVIIQYIGDLIPLTFYLIIIRGIVLKGIGFAYVVPQVAALLVFSVVMLAVSILKFKKKIA
- a CDS encoding hydrolases (the alpha/beta superfamily), whose amino-acid sequence is MAGNSLKWEKVNYSNERGLKLAGLLCSVPGAGTVVIVCHGFTGSKEGGGRAVDMAEKLGKLGYASLLFDFSGCGESEGDFTGVSLTGHVGDIKSSVDFCLSLGFRRVITVGRSFGGTAAICHGGLDRRVGGVCTWAAPAFPAKLFDSFRNNTLKSEEGLVPLTGEGGTVFLKEGFFADLRSYNVPVSASMISPRPLLIINGSNDVVVPVENAQAIFNAAGEPKEIRIIEGADHQFTGRHKDVWEIMFKWLEKNFPA
- the CcmA gene encoding ABC-type multidrug transport system, ATPase component; the protein is MLETKDLTKVFGRLTAVDRVNIRIEKGDIFGLVGPDGAGKTTLLRMLCGIVSPTGGKVFFGGHGGNGRKGRPVLGYMPQRFSLYGDLTVQENISFYGALYGLDKETTRRRSGEILQLTGLSGFSNRLADNLSGGMKQKLALTCALLARPEVLILDEPTFGVDPVYRKEFWKILYQLNGEGITIVVSTPYMDEAELCQKVAFMNRGAIISIDAPGNMKKKYPYKILELRAETRDLDFLASLPGVVEAGFYGDKYHLAVREAGLAKAAITAALSEKNIRIIKLEEILPAMEDVFVFLAGNEVV